A portion of the Limisphaera ngatamarikiensis genome contains these proteins:
- the lepB gene encoding signal peptidase I, whose product MRGEVLSVVLQGLMVMGLLGGSFALCRAYVLQSICVQGSSMVPTLRERHWYLASPLLVRWQGVRRGDIVVLRDPTDGGLVVKRVVGVAGDTVELRGGRVYLNGRLLDESYLPEGTRTDPVRGQWARVTCGPGEVYVLGDNRGVSADSREYGPVRSEAVLGRVLW is encoded by the coding sequence GTGCGGGGTGAGGTTTTGTCGGTGGTGTTGCAGGGTTTGATGGTCATGGGGCTGTTGGGTGGGAGTTTTGCGTTGTGTCGGGCGTATGTGTTGCAGTCCATTTGCGTGCAGGGTTCGAGCATGGTGCCGACGTTGCGGGAGCGGCACTGGTATTTGGCGAGTCCGCTGTTGGTACGGTGGCAGGGGGTGCGGCGCGGGGACATTGTGGTGTTGCGGGATCCGACGGATGGGGGGCTGGTGGTGAAGCGTGTGGTTGGGGTGGCGGGTGACACCGTGGAGTTGCGCGGGGGCCGGGTGTATTTGAACGGGCGGTTGTTGGACGAGTCTTATTTGCCGGAGGGGACGCGGACGGATCCGGTGCGTGGGCAGTGGGCGCGGGTGACGTGTGGTCCGGGGGAGGTGTATGTGTTGGGAGACAACCGCGGGGTGAGTGCGGACAGTCGGGAGTATGGACCGGTGCGGTCCGAGGCTGTGCTGGGTCGGGTTTTGTGGTGA
- a CDS encoding NAD(P)-dependent alcohol dehydrogenase, translating to MTQVEAYAALGPGQPLVPWSYEIQQLQPNEVLVRVRACGICHSDVHMIDNDWGFARYPLVPGHEVVGEVVAVGPLVTHLSPGMRVGIGWQRSSCGQCEDCLRGQDHLCDQSQGVITHGHGGFASHLAVDARYCFPLPNELPTEAAGPLLCGGITVYSALRAAGMGSGLRIGIIGMGGLGHMAIQFASRLGNHVTAFTTTEAKAREAAQLGAHDAILIRNDQPSRRPDRPLHIILNTAPVPTPVEPYLDLLASDGVLCYVGAPTAPISVPIFPLLVKRRRIMGSPIGSRATILEMLENAARFGVLPRVETFPMSKVNDALNRVRQNQVRYRAVLLA from the coding sequence ATGACACAAGTAGAGGCCTATGCCGCCCTGGGCCCCGGACAACCGCTGGTGCCCTGGTCCTACGAAATCCAACAACTGCAACCCAACGAGGTTCTCGTGCGCGTCCGCGCCTGCGGGATCTGCCACAGCGACGTGCACATGATCGACAACGATTGGGGCTTCGCCCGCTACCCGCTGGTCCCCGGACACGAGGTCGTGGGCGAAGTCGTCGCAGTCGGTCCCCTCGTCACCCACCTCAGCCCCGGAATGCGGGTCGGTATCGGATGGCAACGCTCCTCCTGCGGCCAATGCGAAGATTGCCTCCGCGGCCAGGACCACCTCTGCGACCAGAGCCAGGGCGTCATCACCCACGGCCACGGCGGGTTCGCCTCGCACCTGGCCGTCGACGCCCGCTATTGCTTCCCCCTCCCGAATGAGCTGCCGACCGAAGCCGCCGGACCGCTTCTCTGCGGCGGCATCACCGTCTACTCGGCCCTCCGCGCCGCCGGCATGGGCTCCGGCCTCCGCATCGGCATCATCGGCATGGGCGGCCTGGGCCACATGGCCATCCAATTCGCCAGTCGACTCGGCAACCACGTCACCGCCTTCACCACCACCGAGGCCAAGGCCCGAGAGGCCGCTCAACTGGGCGCCCACGACGCCATCCTGATCCGCAACGACCAACCCTCCCGCCGGCCCGACCGGCCCCTCCACATCATCCTCAACACCGCCCCGGTGCCCACACCGGTTGAACCATACCTGGACCTCTTGGCCTCCGACGGCGTCCTCTGCTACGTCGGCGCCCCCACGGCCCCAATCTCCGTGCCCATCTTCCCGCTCCTGGTCAAACGCCGACGCATCATGGGCAGCCCCATCGGAAGCCGCGCCACCATCCTCGAAATGCTGGAAAACGCCGCGCGCTTCGGAGTCCTGCCCAGGGTCGAGACCTTCCCCATGAGCAAGGTCAACGACGCGCTCAACCGCGTCCGCCAAAACCAGGTCCGTTACCGCGCCGTGCTCCTGGCCTGA
- a CDS encoding Hsp20/alpha crystallin family protein, which translates to MAALTRWNPFRELEEMQRRMAALLDWSPFRRTSLATDEETITVPEWSPLVDIVEDDKEYLLKVELPEVSKDDVKVTVEGGTLTISGERKAEKEEKNRKYHRVERFYGRFVRSFTIPEDADPDNVRAEFKDGVLRVHLPKSEKARPKQIEVKVS; encoded by the coding sequence ATGGCTGCATTGACCCGTTGGAATCCGTTCCGGGAGCTGGAGGAAATGCAACGGCGGATGGCCGCTCTGTTGGATTGGTCGCCCTTCCGCCGCACCTCGCTGGCCACGGACGAGGAAACCATCACCGTCCCCGAATGGTCGCCCTTGGTGGACATCGTCGAGGATGACAAGGAGTACCTCCTGAAGGTCGAACTGCCCGAGGTCAGCAAAGACGACGTCAAAGTCACCGTCGAAGGTGGCACGCTGACCATCTCGGGTGAACGCAAGGCCGAGAAGGAGGAAAAGAACCGGAAATATCATCGGGTGGAGCGCTTCTATGGGCGGTTCGTCCGAAGCTTCACCATCCCTGAAGACGCGGATCCCGACAATGTTCGGGCCGAGTTCAAGGATGGTGTCCTGAGGGTGCACCTGCCCAAGAGCGAGAAGGCACGGCCCAAACAAATTGAGGTCAAGGTCAGCTGA
- a CDS encoding tetratricopeptide repeat protein, with the protein MSEKSLHEVSREVRELYERGLEALRRDNYEYAQMLLTQVLNREPTFLDARKALRQAQQRRAAARSTGFLKRILSGAAASPELARARIALRSNPLEAMQLAEEALNADPNNMTAHKIFAEAAVAAGLPRTALLSYEVLFAHDPRDRDVAVQYAHALADAGQVAKGEQVLAALVHVYPGDPDLAQELKNLSARRTLTEAGYGALETGTGSYRDILRNAEEARVLEQEQKVQKTEDTTERLIREYETRLQAEPQNIRLLRSLAELYTQKHDYDRALACYERIKATEAGQDPSLDRAIADTIVRKFDHQLSQLDPAAPDYAERAREIEAAKQAFRLEECRKRVEKYPTDLAIRFEYGQLLFEAGRITEAIAEFQKAQNNPHKRIPSLAYLARCFAQRKMYDLAARTLQNAIKEKTVFDEEKKDLLYQLGSVLEAMGKRDEAIEAFKQIYEVDINYRDVAAKVDAYYSSR; encoded by the coding sequence ATGTCCGAAAAGTCGCTCCATGAAGTTTCACGCGAGGTTCGAGAACTTTACGAGCGCGGCCTGGAAGCGCTCCGACGGGATAATTACGAATATGCCCAAATGCTCCTCACCCAGGTCCTGAACCGCGAACCCACCTTCCTCGACGCCCGCAAGGCCCTGCGACAGGCCCAACAGCGCAGGGCCGCCGCCAGGAGCACCGGCTTCCTCAAACGCATCCTCAGCGGCGCCGCCGCCTCCCCCGAACTGGCCCGCGCACGCATCGCCCTCCGCTCCAACCCCCTCGAAGCCATGCAACTGGCCGAGGAAGCCCTCAACGCTGACCCCAACAACATGACCGCCCACAAAATCTTCGCCGAAGCCGCCGTCGCCGCAGGACTCCCACGCACCGCCCTCCTCTCCTACGAGGTCCTCTTCGCCCACGACCCGCGCGACCGCGACGTGGCCGTCCAATACGCCCACGCCCTCGCCGACGCCGGCCAGGTCGCCAAAGGCGAACAGGTCCTCGCAGCCCTCGTCCATGTCTACCCCGGTGACCCCGACCTCGCCCAGGAACTCAAAAACCTGTCGGCCCGGCGCACCCTCACCGAAGCCGGCTACGGCGCCCTCGAAACCGGCACCGGCTCCTACCGCGACATCCTCCGCAACGCCGAAGAAGCCAGGGTCCTCGAACAGGAACAAAAAGTCCAAAAAACCGAAGACACGACCGAACGTCTCATCCGCGAATACGAAACCCGACTGCAGGCCGAACCCCAAAACATCCGGCTCCTCCGATCCCTTGCCGAACTCTACACCCAAAAACACGACTACGACCGCGCCCTGGCCTGCTACGAACGCATCAAAGCCACCGAAGCCGGCCAGGATCCCAGCCTCGACCGCGCCATCGCCGACACCATCGTCCGCAAGTTCGATCACCAACTGTCCCAACTCGACCCCGCCGCACCCGATTACGCCGAACGCGCCCGCGAAATCGAAGCCGCCAAACAGGCCTTCCGACTCGAAGAATGCCGCAAACGCGTCGAAAAATACCCCACCGACCTCGCCATCCGATTCGAATACGGTCAGCTCCTGTTCGAAGCCGGCCGCATCACCGAGGCCATCGCCGAGTTCCAAAAAGCCCAAAACAACCCCCACAAACGCATCCCCTCCCTCGCCTACCTCGCCCGCTGCTTCGCCCAGAGGAAAATGTACGACCTGGCCGCCCGCACCCTCCAAAACGCCATCAAGGAAAAAACCGTCTTCGACGAGGAGAAAAAAGACCTCCTCTACCAGCTCGGCTCCGTCCTGGAAGCCATGGGCAAACGCGACGAAGCCATCGAAGCCTTCAAGCAAATCTACGAAGTCGACATCAACTACCGCGACGTCGCCGCCAAAGTCGACGCCTACTACTCCAGCCGCTGA
- a CDS encoding DegQ family serine endoprotease, translating to MKPHRNNQGFEHARTSHVQSPVPTEHRSRIGLLACRCLVAVLLTWLGGSTPLTAAQAPRFKVDDAPLPATAQPSFSFSPIVEKVAPSVVNIYSTKTVRQLPMWGPFMEDPFFRRFFGIPDALPRERRERSLGSGVIVTEDGYILTANHVVEGADEIRVALADGKTEYEAKIVGTDPRTDVAVIKVDARDLPAITIADSDKLRVGDVVLAIGNPFGVGQTVTMGIVSAKSRAGLGLDYEDFIQTDAPINPGNSGGALVDIAGRLVGINTAIISRSGGNLGIGFAVPSNLARYVMERLIEDGKVTRGYLGVYIQPVTPELAREFKLKDLSGALVADVIENSPAADAGLKAGDVILEFDGRKVQNDRHLRLMAAQTRPGSEVRIRILRDGREQTLRVKLGEMPEEGGLARAGRPGGLRRGPQADPLDGVVVDDLTPRNRQMYGIPSHIRGALVVEVAPDSPAGQQGLRPGDVILEINRRRVTNADDAVRESEANRQSTVLLRVWSQGASRYIVIDATRRR from the coding sequence ATGAAACCACACCGAAACAATCAAGGTTTTGAACACGCGCGAACGAGCCACGTGCAAAGCCCCGTTCCAACCGAACATCGATCCCGCATCGGCTTGTTGGCTTGCCGGTGCCTTGTCGCCGTGCTCCTGACCTGGCTGGGCGGCAGTACGCCGCTGACGGCGGCCCAGGCACCGCGCTTCAAGGTGGACGATGCGCCGCTTCCGGCAACCGCGCAGCCTTCCTTCTCCTTCAGTCCCATTGTCGAAAAGGTGGCCCCCAGCGTGGTCAACATCTACAGCACCAAAACCGTCCGCCAACTGCCCATGTGGGGCCCATTCATGGAGGATCCGTTTTTCCGGCGATTCTTCGGAATCCCCGATGCCCTCCCCCGCGAGCGCCGCGAACGCAGCCTCGGCTCCGGCGTGATCGTGACCGAGGACGGCTACATCCTGACAGCCAACCACGTGGTCGAGGGTGCCGACGAAATCCGCGTGGCCCTGGCCGATGGGAAAACCGAATACGAGGCCAAAATCGTCGGGACCGATCCCCGGACCGACGTGGCCGTCATCAAGGTAGATGCCCGGGACCTGCCCGCCATCACCATCGCGGATAGCGACAAACTCCGCGTCGGCGACGTCGTCCTGGCCATCGGAAATCCCTTCGGCGTCGGACAGACCGTCACCATGGGAATCGTCAGTGCCAAATCCCGGGCAGGGCTGGGCCTGGACTACGAGGACTTCATCCAAACCGATGCCCCCATCAATCCCGGCAACTCCGGCGGGGCCCTCGTGGACATCGCCGGCCGTCTCGTGGGCATCAACACCGCCATCATCAGCCGCTCCGGCGGCAACCTCGGCATCGGCTTCGCCGTCCCGTCCAACCTGGCCCGCTACGTCATGGAGCGGCTGATCGAAGACGGCAAGGTCACCCGGGGCTATCTGGGCGTTTACATCCAGCCCGTCACCCCCGAACTGGCCAGGGAATTCAAGCTGAAAGACCTTTCCGGCGCCCTGGTGGCCGATGTGATCGAAAACTCGCCGGCCGCTGACGCAGGCCTGAAAGCCGGCGACGTCATCCTCGAATTCGACGGGCGAAAAGTCCAAAACGATCGGCATCTCCGCCTCATGGCCGCACAAACACGGCCCGGGTCGGAGGTCCGGATTCGCATCCTGCGGGACGGCCGTGAACAAACCCTGCGCGTCAAATTGGGCGAAATGCCCGAGGAAGGCGGCCTGGCCCGCGCCGGCCGCCCGGGCGGCCTCCGCCGAGGTCCCCAGGCCGACCCCTTGGACGGCGTGGTGGTGGACGACCTTACCCCGCGCAACCGGCAAATGTACGGCATCCCCTCCCACATCCGCGGCGCACTGGTCGTGGAGGTGGCCCCTGATTCCCCCGCGGGCCAACAAGGGCTGCGACCCGGCGACGTCATCCTCGAAATCAACCGCCGCCGCGTCACCAACGCCGATGACGCCGTCCGCGAAAGCGAGGCCAACCGGCAGTCCACCGTCCTGCTGCGCGTGTGGAGTCAGGGCGCCAGCCGCTACATTGTGATTGACGCCACTCGACGCCGCTAG
- a CDS encoding Hsp20/alpha crystallin family protein, whose amino-acid sequence MSAFEKWQFRLNQVTGELYQLSVVHMESQRFWQPAINAFRLSDRYLVCVDLAGMQKDQIAVRVEPRRLIIEGNRPSPEPNRNPGDPTPQVLAMEIDYGPFQRIVRLPEPVQTDRVTARYREGLLWIELPLDHGGQTPITEVVNP is encoded by the coding sequence ATGAGCGCCTTCGAGAAATGGCAGTTCCGACTCAACCAGGTCACCGGCGAGCTCTACCAGCTCAGCGTGGTGCACATGGAGTCCCAGCGATTCTGGCAGCCCGCCATCAACGCCTTTCGCCTGTCCGACCGCTACCTCGTTTGCGTGGACCTGGCCGGCATGCAAAAAGACCAGATCGCCGTGCGGGTCGAACCCCGGCGCCTCATCATCGAAGGCAACCGCCCCTCACCCGAACCCAATCGCAATCCGGGCGACCCGACACCCCAGGTCCTGGCCATGGAAATCGACTACGGGCCCTTCCAACGCATCGTGCGCCTGCCCGAGCCGGTCCAAACCGACCGCGTCACCGCGCGGTACCGCGAAGGCCTGCTCTGGATCGAACTGCCGCTCGACCACGGCGGCCAGACGCCCATCACGGAGGTGGTGAACCCATGA
- the ftsH gene encoding ATP-dependent zinc metalloprotease FtsH, whose protein sequence is MTQKPPKLKLPNPQGPQGRFVLLYLIATLLVLWGWQEWFDHWTVRTIPYSQFKRHLRVGEVRQVEVRETEIFGRIAPGPAPQPGMQTGQTTPDDHTAPETAATANKTAAAERSFLFRTVRVEDPDLIKDLEAAGVEFSGVRPGLMSQLVLGWVLPIGLMVLLFYFLSRRLSTAGEQVLGISRSRARLILDKNTGVTFADVAGCDEAKQELQEVVDFLKNPRAYEQLGARIPKGVLLVGPPGTGKTLLARAVAGEAGVPFFSISGADFVEMFVGVGAARVRDLFKQAKEHAPCIIFIDEIDAIGRQRGVHLGPANDEREQTLNALLVEMDGFEANTGVIILAATNRPEILDRALLRPGRFDRQVIVDAPDLDGREAILKVHARNKKLAADVDLRRVAAATAGFSGADLANVLNEAALLAARRKADAISQADIDAAIEKVVAGPERRSRRLNAEEKKRVAYHEVGHALVAAYCNHADPVHKISIVPRGRAALGYTLQLPQEDQFLLTRSELFDRIKCLLGGRAAEEIVFGEVSTGAQNDLERATALARHMVAVYGMSERIGLAHCAQRTATFLPGADGGFQRDCSEQTAREIDEEVRALLDRAYAEARQILSQHRDQLESITAELLARETLEGNEFYRLVGKPRPQPKEPVPALPTPGPMALSTADPASAKTTHARPTTQPHSRHPDTTNPSVL, encoded by the coding sequence ATGACGCAAAAACCACCCAAACTGAAACTCCCCAACCCGCAGGGCCCACAGGGCCGGTTCGTTCTCCTGTATCTCATCGCCACCCTGCTGGTCCTCTGGGGCTGGCAGGAATGGTTCGATCACTGGACCGTCCGAACCATCCCGTACAGCCAGTTCAAACGTCACCTCCGAGTGGGCGAGGTCCGACAGGTGGAAGTCCGCGAAACGGAAATCTTCGGGCGCATCGCCCCCGGCCCTGCCCCGCAACCCGGGATGCAAACGGGCCAGACCACGCCCGACGATCATACCGCCCCCGAAACAGCAGCCACTGCCAACAAAACCGCCGCGGCCGAACGATCGTTCCTCTTTCGCACCGTGCGCGTGGAAGATCCCGACCTCATCAAGGACCTCGAGGCAGCCGGGGTCGAGTTCAGCGGCGTTCGGCCGGGCTTGATGAGCCAGCTGGTGTTGGGCTGGGTCCTGCCCATCGGGCTCATGGTCCTCCTGTTCTACTTCCTCAGCCGCCGCCTCAGTACCGCCGGGGAACAGGTCCTCGGCATCAGCCGCAGCCGCGCAAGGCTCATCCTCGACAAAAATACCGGTGTCACCTTCGCCGACGTGGCCGGCTGCGACGAGGCCAAACAGGAACTCCAGGAGGTCGTCGACTTCCTCAAAAACCCCCGAGCCTACGAACAGCTCGGCGCCCGAATCCCCAAGGGCGTCCTCCTGGTCGGGCCGCCCGGCACCGGCAAGACCCTACTGGCCCGCGCCGTCGCCGGTGAAGCCGGCGTGCCCTTCTTCTCCATCAGCGGCGCCGACTTCGTCGAAATGTTCGTCGGCGTGGGAGCCGCACGCGTGCGCGACCTCTTCAAACAGGCCAAGGAACACGCACCCTGCATCATCTTCATCGACGAAATTGACGCCATCGGCCGCCAGCGCGGCGTCCACCTCGGCCCCGCCAACGACGAACGCGAGCAAACCCTCAACGCCCTCCTCGTCGAAATGGACGGCTTCGAGGCCAACACCGGCGTCATCATCCTCGCCGCCACCAACCGGCCCGAAATCCTCGACCGCGCCCTGCTCCGACCCGGCCGGTTCGATCGCCAGGTGATCGTGGACGCACCCGACCTCGACGGCCGCGAGGCCATCCTCAAAGTCCACGCCCGCAACAAAAAACTGGCCGCCGACGTGGACCTGCGCCGCGTCGCCGCCGCCACCGCCGGCTTCTCCGGAGCCGACCTGGCCAACGTCCTCAACGAAGCCGCCCTCTTGGCCGCCCGCCGCAAGGCCGATGCCATCTCCCAGGCCGACATCGACGCCGCCATCGAAAAAGTCGTGGCCGGTCCCGAACGCCGCTCCCGGCGCCTCAACGCCGAGGAAAAGAAACGCGTCGCCTACCACGAGGTCGGCCACGCACTGGTCGCCGCCTACTGCAACCACGCCGACCCCGTCCACAAAATCAGCATCGTCCCCCGCGGCCGCGCCGCCCTCGGTTACACCCTTCAACTGCCCCAGGAAGACCAGTTCCTCCTCACCCGCAGCGAATTGTTTGACCGAATCAAATGCCTGCTGGGCGGCCGCGCCGCCGAGGAAATCGTGTTCGGCGAGGTCTCCACCGGCGCACAAAACGATCTCGAGCGGGCCACCGCCCTCGCCCGCCACATGGTCGCCGTCTACGGCATGAGCGAGCGCATCGGCCTCGCCCACTGCGCCCAACGCACGGCCACCTTCCTCCCGGGAGCCGATGGCGGATTCCAACGCGACTGCTCGGAACAAACCGCCCGTGAAATCGACGAGGAAGTCCGTGCCCTGCTCGACCGCGCCTACGCAGAAGCCCGCCAAATCCTCTCCCAACACCGCGACCAGCTCGAATCCATCACCGCCGAGCTGCTCGCCCGCGAAACCCTCGAAGGCAACGAATTCTACCGCCTCGTGGGTAAACCCAGGCCCCAACCCAAAGAACCCGTGCCGGCCCTGCCCACACCCGGCCCCATGGCCCTTTCCACCGCCGACCCGGCATCCGCCAAAACCACCCACGCACGCCCAACCACCCAGCCACACTCCCGGCATCCGGACACAACCAACCCGTCCGTATTATGA
- a CDS encoding RbsD/FucU domain-containing protein → MLKTGILNPNVLSLLARVRHTNTLVIADRGFPYWPQIETVDLSLVDDIPTVLDVLRAIRPNFRIGRVWMAEEFQRENTAETRARFAAALEGVPVFFEPHVEFKKRVPSAVGLIRTADTVQYANMILESA, encoded by the coding sequence ATGCTGAAGACGGGCATTTTGAATCCGAACGTGTTGTCGCTGTTGGCGCGAGTCCGGCATACGAACACGCTGGTGATTGCGGATCGGGGTTTTCCCTACTGGCCGCAGATTGAGACGGTGGACCTTTCGTTGGTGGATGATATTCCCACGGTATTGGATGTGCTGCGCGCCATCCGGCCGAATTTTCGGATCGGGCGGGTATGGATGGCGGAGGAGTTTCAGCGCGAGAACACGGCCGAGACGCGGGCGAGGTTTGCGGCGGCGCTGGAGGGTGTGCCGGTGTTTTTCGAGCCGCATGTGGAGTTCAAGAAGCGGGTGCCGTCGGCCGTCGGGTTGATTCGGACGGCCGACACGGTCCAGTACGCGAACATGATCCTTGAGTCTGCGTGA
- the lon gene encoding endopeptidase La, translating into MKRLLDFIAIPLSMEDPKPGTDPAASPGGATTGSSEDEVAIPDTLPVLPVRNTVLFPGLIAPLTIGRPSSRKLLEESLPHSKIIGIFTQKDAATEEPGPEDIYHVGVAARVLKLLRQPDDTLVIVVQALERIAFVRALVVAPFLRAEIRLLKSTTPPADNLEFTATVEELRETALKLVEMTLDPPDQAAAVIRNLRDPGQLADFMAGSLNLPVEQKQPLLEELDVARRVRAVLKHVAAQLEIARIQQKIQKDVTSAITDQQRRAFLREQVRAIQKELGEDDGGVEQQIEELRQRLQAAGPPEPVLQQAERELRRLQHLHPASPEYAVVVSYLETLAELPWNKLTEDNLDLDRAQKILDRDHFDLEKVKRRLIEYLAVRKLNPQGHGPILCFCGPPGVGKTSLGQSIADALGRKFARVSLGGVHDEAEIRGHRRTYIGSMPGRIIQEIRRAGSRNPVLMLDEIDKLGSDFRGDPASALLEVLDPRQNHAFVDHYLDVPFDLSQVMFICTANVMDTVPAPLRDRMEVIELHGYTDREKLEIARRYLVKRQLQEHGLKNGQCRFTQPALRRIIQDYTREAGVRELERQIAAICRHVAARVARGEITSFTVTPQQVETILGPPRYIHETRLTSGRPGVVTGLAWTPTGGEILHIEALAYPGKGNILLTGQIGDVMRESAQAALSLVKSRARQLGIPTDAFKDMDLHIHVPAGAVPKDGPSAGVAMFTAIASLFSNQPVRPDIAMTGEITLRGIVLPIGGLKEKSLAALRAGIRTVIIPKHNEKDLAELPPEVKQQIQFHPVETVDEVLALALKTGRRAAASTPTRTRRKATASPKPAAISSNP; encoded by the coding sequence ATGAAACGCCTGCTGGATTTCATCGCCATCCCGCTGAGCATGGAGGATCCCAAACCCGGCACCGACCCCGCCGCCAGCCCCGGCGGTGCAACCACCGGATCCTCCGAGGACGAAGTCGCCATCCCGGATACACTGCCCGTCCTGCCCGTCCGGAATACGGTGCTCTTCCCGGGACTGATCGCCCCTCTGACCATCGGACGCCCCTCCTCCCGTAAACTGCTGGAGGAATCCCTGCCCCACAGCAAAATCATCGGCATCTTCACCCAGAAAGACGCCGCCACGGAGGAGCCCGGCCCCGAGGACATCTATCACGTGGGCGTCGCCGCACGCGTCCTCAAGCTCCTCCGCCAGCCCGATGACACCCTGGTCATCGTCGTCCAGGCCCTCGAACGCATCGCTTTCGTCCGCGCCCTTGTGGTCGCCCCCTTCCTGCGGGCCGAAATCCGCCTCCTCAAATCCACCACCCCGCCCGCCGACAACCTCGAGTTCACCGCCACGGTCGAGGAACTCCGCGAAACCGCGCTCAAACTCGTGGAAATGACCCTCGACCCGCCCGACCAGGCCGCAGCCGTCATCCGCAACCTCAGGGACCCCGGCCAACTCGCCGATTTCATGGCCGGCAGCCTCAACCTGCCCGTCGAACAAAAACAGCCCCTCCTGGAGGAGCTGGACGTCGCCAGGCGCGTCCGCGCCGTCCTCAAACACGTCGCCGCCCAACTCGAAATCGCGCGCATCCAGCAGAAAATCCAAAAGGACGTCACCTCCGCCATCACCGACCAGCAACGCCGCGCCTTCCTCCGTGAACAGGTCCGCGCCATCCAAAAGGAACTCGGCGAAGACGACGGCGGCGTCGAACAGCAAATCGAGGAACTCCGACAACGTCTCCAGGCCGCCGGCCCGCCCGAGCCGGTCCTCCAACAGGCCGAACGCGAACTGCGCCGGTTGCAACACCTGCACCCGGCCAGCCCCGAATACGCCGTCGTGGTCTCCTACCTCGAGACCCTGGCCGAACTGCCCTGGAACAAACTCACCGAGGACAACCTCGACCTGGACCGGGCCCAGAAGATCCTCGACCGCGACCACTTTGACCTCGAAAAGGTCAAACGCCGGCTCATCGAATACCTGGCCGTGCGCAAACTCAACCCCCAGGGGCACGGACCCATCCTCTGCTTCTGCGGCCCGCCCGGCGTCGGTAAAACCAGCCTCGGCCAGTCCATCGCCGACGCCCTCGGCCGCAAATTCGCCCGCGTCAGCCTCGGAGGCGTCCACGACGAGGCCGAAATCCGCGGCCACCGCCGCACCTACATCGGCTCCATGCCCGGCCGCATCATCCAGGAAATCCGTCGCGCCGGCTCCCGCAATCCCGTCCTCATGCTGGACGAAATCGACAAGCTGGGCAGCGACTTCCGCGGCGACCCCGCCAGCGCCCTGCTCGAGGTCCTCGACCCCCGCCAAAACCATGCCTTCGTCGACCACTACCTCGACGTCCCCTTCGACCTCTCCCAAGTCATGTTCATCTGCACCGCCAATGTCATGGACACCGTCCCCGCCCCGCTCCGCGACCGCATGGAAGTCATCGAACTCCACGGCTACACCGACCGCGAAAAACTCGAAATCGCCCGACGCTACCTGGTCAAACGCCAGCTCCAGGAACACGGCCTCAAAAACGGGCAGTGCCGGTTCACCCAACCGGCCCTGCGCCGCATCATCCAGGATTACACCCGCGAAGCCGGCGTCCGCGAACTCGAACGCCAAATCGCCGCCATCTGCCGCCACGTGGCCGCACGTGTCGCCCGGGGCGAAATCACCAGCTTCACCGTAACCCCCCAGCAGGTCGAGACCATCCTCGGCCCGCCCCGCTACATCCACGAAACCCGGCTCACCTCCGGCCGGCCCGGCGTCGTCACCGGCCTGGCCTGGACACCCACGGGCGGCGAAATCCTCCATATCGAGGCCCTCGCCTACCCCGGCAAGGGCAACATCCTCCTCACCGGCCAGATCGGCGATGTCATGCGGGAAAGCGCCCAGGCCGCCCTCAGCCTGGTCAAAAGCCGCGCCCGCCAGCTCGGCATCCCAACGGACGCCTTCAAGGACATGGACCTGCACATCCACGTCCCCGCCGGCGCCGTGCCCAAAGACGGTCCCTCCGCCGGCGTCGCCATGTTCACCGCCATCGCCTCCCTGTTCAGCAACCAACCCGTACGACCCGACATCGCCATGACCGGGGAAATCACCCTCCGCGGGATCGTCCTGCCCATCGGCGGCCTCAAGGAAAAAAGCCTCGCCGCCCTGCGCGCCGGCATCCGCACCGTCATCATCCCCAAACACAACGAAAAGGACCTCGCCGAGCTGCCCCCCGAGGTCAAACAACAGATCCAATTTCATCCCGTCGAGACCGTGGACGAGGTGTTGGCCCTGGCATTGAAAACCGGGCGCCGCGCCGCCGCATCCACCCCAACACGCACTCGACGGAAGGCGACGGCTTCACCCAAACCTGCCGCCATTTCATCCAACCCTTGA